One region of Vespula vulgaris chromosome 9, iyVesVulg1.1, whole genome shotgun sequence genomic DNA includes:
- the LOC127066508 gene encoding extended synaptotagmin-1 isoform X1, producing MEAEPNENKVSKPNTWPYMNMSSLVTSFFIKLTTAGIIWGCGYMNINLAWLLCPIIVFVWKSEKQKDQQLRAITAQASVLANEKELIGKRMDELPSWVYFPDFDRAEWLNRILYKVWPSINQYARELCKQTIEPSIVQKLADYKIKGFQFERLVLGRIPLKIYGIKVYDKNTSRSEIILDADVMYAGDCDITFSVGNIKGGIKNFQLRGLMRVVMKPIISVIPIIGGIQVFFLNVPAINFNLVGVADVLDLPGFSETLRKTIIEQIAAIVVLPNKIVIPLSEQIPVETLKVPEPEGILRIHVIEAKHLMKKDIGMLGKGKSDPYAIINVGAQQFRTKTIDNTVNPQWDFWCEFIVEEGLGAYNTVVTQLFDKDNTGQDDPLGRATIEVNRVKKKGILDTWVSLEQAKHGMVHLRLTWLQLSKNVADLQAALIETQELRVTSMSTAVLIIYVDSAKNLPCIRGNKQPDVYLEARVDGQIQRTNTILRSCDPVWEQGFTFLVSNPESSIMHIKINDEKTTMIVGEMSYKISSLIEKDNLEVTQQPYDLQMAETDSKLVLSMSLSILKYEQPEPTSEEDEDDQNVNEFNKKIERQESNVSNILSSSVPPSPLKKQSSKESINSLPRNIESTSVAPIEEMILQPEEEDIISNTAPSLSYTSSGGLIHRTPSTTSSAGESKLGRIQLTLRYSIQRQKLIIDIHRIAHLPLPQNDPTNIPDPYVKLYLLPDKHKETKRKTAVIKDNCNPIFDEKFEYVVSQADLNSRVLEISVCTQKGWLSTGSNVMGQLHLNLSEIDVTKAVTTWYDLQAEIKD from the exons ATGGAAGCTGAaccaaatgaaaataaagtatcTAAACCAAATACTTGGCCATACATGAATATGTCTTCATTGGTTACGTCGTTCTTTATAAAGTTAACAACTGCTGGTATTATATGGGGTTGCGGATacatgaatataaatttagCATGGTTGCTTTGTCCTATTATAGTTTTTGTATGGAAGtcagaaaaacagaaagatcaACAACTAAGAGCAATCACTGCGCAAGCTAGTGTATTGgctaatgaaaaagaattgattggAAAAAGAATGGATGAATTACCATCCTGGGTTTATTTTCCTGATTTTGATAGAGCTGAATGGCTAAATAGG atATTGTATAAGGTTTGGCCAAGTATTAATCAGTATGCTCGTGAACTTTGTAAGCAAACAATAGAGCCATCTATTGTCCAAAAGCTAGCCGATTATAAGATAAAGGGGTTTCAATTTGAAAGATTAGTCTTAGGCCGAATT cCTCTCAAAATCTATGGAATAAAAGTATATGACAAAAATACTTCAAGAAGTGAAATCATTTTGGATGCAGATGTGAT GTATGCTGGAGATTGTGATATTACATTTTCTGTTGGGAATATAAAGGGTGGtatcaaaaattttcaa cTTCGAGGTCTAATGCGTGTTGTCATGAAACCAATAATATCAGTGATACCAATAATTGGAGGAATACAggtcttctttttaaatgtacCAGCAATTAACTTTAATTTGGTGGGAGTAGCTGATGTACTTGATCTTCCTGGTTTTAG TGAAACcttaagaaaaacaattatagAACAAATAGCTGCAATTGTAGTGTTGCCAAATAAAATTGTCATTCCTTTGAGTGAGCAAATACCAGTAGAAACATTGAAAGTTCCTGAACCTGAG GGAATTCTAAGAATTCATGTTATTGAAGCAAAACAtcttatgaaaaaagatattggtATGTTGGGTAAAGGCAAATCTGATCCATATGCTATTATAAATGTTGGTGCTCAACAGTTTAGGACCAAAACAATCGACAATACTGTTAATCCACAATGGGATTTTTGGTGTGAg TTTATAGTGGAAGAGGGTTTGGGAGCTTACAACACCGTGGTTACCCAGCTCTTTGACAAAGACAACACTGGTCAGGATGACCCACTTGGCAG GGCTACCATAGAAGTCAATCGTGTTAAAAAGAAGGGAATTCTAGATACG TGGGTATCATTGGAACAAGCAAAACATGGTATGGTTCATCTACGATTGACGTGGCTTCAACTTTCGAAGAATGTAGCTGATTTGCAAGCT GCATTAATAGAAACTCAAGAACTTCGTGTAACATCAATGAGTACGGCCGTTCTTATAATCTATGTAGATTCAGCAAAAAATTTACCA tgTATTCGAGGAAATAAACAACCCGACGTGTATCTCGAAGCAAGAGTCGATGGCCAAATCCAACGAACGAATACCATATTAAGATCATGTGATCCAGTATGGGAACAAGGATTTACTTTTCTAGTCAGCAATCCAGAATCTAGCATAATGCATATCAAG atAAACGATGAGAAAACTACTATGATAGTTGGAGAAATGTCTTATAAGATTTCTTCACTTATTGAGAAAGATAATCTCGAGGTTACCCAACAACCATACGATTTACAGATGGCAGAAACAGATAGTAAACTCGTCTTATCAATGTCATTAAGT ATCCTCAAGTACGAACAACCGGAACCTACCtcggaagaagacgaagacgatcAAAACGTTaacgaatttaataaaaaaatagagcgTCAAGAATCTAATGTCAGTAACATTCTTTCATCGAGTG tACCGCCTAGTCCTCTTAAAAAACAATCTTCAAAGGAATCGATCAACAGTTTACCTCGTAATATCGAATCTACTTCAGTAGCACCAATCGaagaaatgattttacaaCCAGAAGAAGAGGATATTATCTCTAATACCGCACCTTCGCTTTCTTATACATCATCCGGCGGACTTATTCATAGAACTCCAAGTACTACATCCTCTGCTGGGGAATCGAAATTAGGAAGGATACAATTAACGTTACGATATAGTATTCAAAGGCAAAAacttattatcgatattcatAGAATTGC CCATCTGCCACTTCCACAAAATGATCCCACTAATATACCAGATCCGTATGTAAAACTTTATCTTCTTCCGGATAAGCATAAAGAAACAAAGCGTAAAACTGCTGTAATTAAAGACAATTGCAATCCAATATTTGATGAAAAGTTTGAATACGTCGTATCGCAGGCTGATCTAAATTCACGCGTTTTAGAAATTTCCGTTTGCACACAGAAAGGTTGGCTTTCTACTGGTAGCAATGTTATGGGACAActtcatttaaatttaagcGAGATCGATGTTACTAAAGCAGTAACTACTTGGTACGATTTACAGGCAgagataaaagattaa
- the LOC127066508 gene encoding extended synaptotagmin-1 isoform X2: MEAEPNENKVSKPNTWPYMNMSSLVTSFFIKLTTAGIIWGCGYMNINLAWLLCPIIVFVWKSEKQKDQQLRAITAQASVLANEKELIGKRMDELPSWVYFPDFDRAEWLNRILYKVWPSINQYARELCKQTIEPSIVQKLADYKIKGFQFERLVLGRIPLKIYGIKVYDKNTSRSEIILDADVMYAGDCDITFSVGNIKGGIKNFQLRGLMRVVMKPIISVIPIIGGIQVFFLNVPAINFNLVGVADVLDLPGFSETLRKTIIEQIAAIVVLPNKIVIPLSEQIPVETLKVPEPEGILRIHVIEAKHLMKKDIGMLGKGKSDPYAIINVGAQQFRTKTIDNTVNPQWDFWCECAISSAIAQQLTVLVWDYDDTKGDESLGRATIEVNRVKKKGILDTWVSLEQAKHGMVHLRLTWLQLSKNVADLQAALIETQELRVTSMSTAVLIIYVDSAKNLPCIRGNKQPDVYLEARVDGQIQRTNTILRSCDPVWEQGFTFLVSNPESSIMHIKINDEKTTMIVGEMSYKISSLIEKDNLEVTQQPYDLQMAETDSKLVLSMSLSILKYEQPEPTSEEDEDDQNVNEFNKKIERQESNVSNILSSSVPPSPLKKQSSKESINSLPRNIESTSVAPIEEMILQPEEEDIISNTAPSLSYTSSGGLIHRTPSTTSSAGESKLGRIQLTLRYSIQRQKLIIDIHRIAHLPLPQNDPTNIPDPYVKLYLLPDKHKETKRKTAVIKDNCNPIFDEKFEYVVSQADLNSRVLEISVCTQKGWLSTGSNVMGQLHLNLSEIDVTKAVTTWYDLQAEIKD, encoded by the exons ATGGAAGCTGAaccaaatgaaaataaagtatcTAAACCAAATACTTGGCCATACATGAATATGTCTTCATTGGTTACGTCGTTCTTTATAAAGTTAACAACTGCTGGTATTATATGGGGTTGCGGATacatgaatataaatttagCATGGTTGCTTTGTCCTATTATAGTTTTTGTATGGAAGtcagaaaaacagaaagatcaACAACTAAGAGCAATCACTGCGCAAGCTAGTGTATTGgctaatgaaaaagaattgattggAAAAAGAATGGATGAATTACCATCCTGGGTTTATTTTCCTGATTTTGATAGAGCTGAATGGCTAAATAGG atATTGTATAAGGTTTGGCCAAGTATTAATCAGTATGCTCGTGAACTTTGTAAGCAAACAATAGAGCCATCTATTGTCCAAAAGCTAGCCGATTATAAGATAAAGGGGTTTCAATTTGAAAGATTAGTCTTAGGCCGAATT cCTCTCAAAATCTATGGAATAAAAGTATATGACAAAAATACTTCAAGAAGTGAAATCATTTTGGATGCAGATGTGAT GTATGCTGGAGATTGTGATATTACATTTTCTGTTGGGAATATAAAGGGTGGtatcaaaaattttcaa cTTCGAGGTCTAATGCGTGTTGTCATGAAACCAATAATATCAGTGATACCAATAATTGGAGGAATACAggtcttctttttaaatgtacCAGCAATTAACTTTAATTTGGTGGGAGTAGCTGATGTACTTGATCTTCCTGGTTTTAG TGAAACcttaagaaaaacaattatagAACAAATAGCTGCAATTGTAGTGTTGCCAAATAAAATTGTCATTCCTTTGAGTGAGCAAATACCAGTAGAAACATTGAAAGTTCCTGAACCTGAG GGAATTCTAAGAATTCATGTTATTGAAGCAAAACAtcttatgaaaaaagatattggtATGTTGGGTAAAGGCAAATCTGATCCATATGCTATTATAAATGTTGGTGCTCAACAGTTTAGGACCAAAACAATCGACAATACTGTTAATCCACAATGGGATTTTTGGTGTGAg TGTGCCATCTCATCGGCCATCGCTCAACAACTGACAGTGCTTGTATGGGACTATGATGATACTAAGGGCGATGAAAGCCTTGGAAg GGCTACCATAGAAGTCAATCGTGTTAAAAAGAAGGGAATTCTAGATACG TGGGTATCATTGGAACAAGCAAAACATGGTATGGTTCATCTACGATTGACGTGGCTTCAACTTTCGAAGAATGTAGCTGATTTGCAAGCT GCATTAATAGAAACTCAAGAACTTCGTGTAACATCAATGAGTACGGCCGTTCTTATAATCTATGTAGATTCAGCAAAAAATTTACCA tgTATTCGAGGAAATAAACAACCCGACGTGTATCTCGAAGCAAGAGTCGATGGCCAAATCCAACGAACGAATACCATATTAAGATCATGTGATCCAGTATGGGAACAAGGATTTACTTTTCTAGTCAGCAATCCAGAATCTAGCATAATGCATATCAAG atAAACGATGAGAAAACTACTATGATAGTTGGAGAAATGTCTTATAAGATTTCTTCACTTATTGAGAAAGATAATCTCGAGGTTACCCAACAACCATACGATTTACAGATGGCAGAAACAGATAGTAAACTCGTCTTATCAATGTCATTAAGT ATCCTCAAGTACGAACAACCGGAACCTACCtcggaagaagacgaagacgatcAAAACGTTaacgaatttaataaaaaaatagagcgTCAAGAATCTAATGTCAGTAACATTCTTTCATCGAGTG tACCGCCTAGTCCTCTTAAAAAACAATCTTCAAAGGAATCGATCAACAGTTTACCTCGTAATATCGAATCTACTTCAGTAGCACCAATCGaagaaatgattttacaaCCAGAAGAAGAGGATATTATCTCTAATACCGCACCTTCGCTTTCTTATACATCATCCGGCGGACTTATTCATAGAACTCCAAGTACTACATCCTCTGCTGGGGAATCGAAATTAGGAAGGATACAATTAACGTTACGATATAGTATTCAAAGGCAAAAacttattatcgatattcatAGAATTGC CCATCTGCCACTTCCACAAAATGATCCCACTAATATACCAGATCCGTATGTAAAACTTTATCTTCTTCCGGATAAGCATAAAGAAACAAAGCGTAAAACTGCTGTAATTAAAGACAATTGCAATCCAATATTTGATGAAAAGTTTGAATACGTCGTATCGCAGGCTGATCTAAATTCACGCGTTTTAGAAATTTCCGTTTGCACACAGAAAGGTTGGCTTTCTACTGGTAGCAATGTTATGGGACAActtcatttaaatttaagcGAGATCGATGTTACTAAAGCAGTAACTACTTGGTACGATTTACAGGCAgagataaaagattaa